Proteins from a genomic interval of Lolium perenne isolate Kyuss_39 chromosome 1, Kyuss_2.0, whole genome shotgun sequence:
- the LOC127342185 gene encoding strigolactone esterase D14, which yields MNARIFGNGGETLVLAHGYGGTRFVWDDVVPSLAEKFRVVVFDWSFSGAAADNGGRSERPCSYHGFADELVVLMDELELKGAVYVGHSMAGMIGCIASVARPDLFSHLVLVGASPRYINEDGYEGGFDSSEVDAMLAAVEADFAAWVPLFSQAVVGADHPAAVARFAKQLATMRPATALRVLRAVLTCDVRGVLPDVTAPCSIVHCGGDSVAPLAVARYMQRAMVACAGARGADTVVIESSGHFPQLAAPKEFVQAIEAVLIDH from the exons ATGAACGCCAGGATTTTCGGCAACGGCGGCGAGACGCTGGTGCTCGCGCACGGCTACGGGGGCACCCGGTTCGTCTGGGACGACGTCGTCCCGTCGCTGGCGGAGAAGTTCCGTGTCGTCGTCTTCGACTGGAGCTTCTCGGGCGCGGCGGCCGACAATGGAGGGCGCTCGGAACGGCCCTGCTCGTACCACGGCTTCGCCGACGAGCTCGTCGTGCTGATGGACGAGCTGGAGCTGAAGGGGGCGGTGTACGTTGGGCACTCCATGGCCGGCATGATCGGCTGCATTGCGTCGGTCGCGAGGCCGGACCTGTTCAGCCACCTCGTGCTGGTTGGAGCATCCCCTAG GTACATCAACGAGGACGGATACGAGGGCGGCTTCGACAGCAGCGAGGTGGACGCCATGCTCGCCGCCGTGGAGGCCGACTTCGCGGCGTGGGTGCCGCTCTTCTCCCAGGCCGTGGTCGGGGCGGACCACCCggccgccgtcgcgaggttcGCCAAGCAGCTGGCCACGATGCGCCCTGCCACCGCGCTCCGCGTCCTGCGCGCCGTGCTCACCTGCGACGTCCGCGGCGTGCTCCCGGACGTCACGGCGCCGTGCAGCATCGTGCACTGCGGCGGGGACTCGGTTGCGCCGCTCGCCGTAGCGCGGTACATGCAGCGTGCCATGGTCGCCTGCGCCGGCGCCCGTGGCGCGGACACGGTGGTCATCGAGTCCTCCGGCCACTTCCCGCAGCTCGCCGCGCCCAAGGAGTTCGTGCAGGCCATTGAAGCCGTCTTGATCGACCACTGA